In Phycisphaerae bacterium, the following are encoded in one genomic region:
- a CDS encoding aldo/keto reductase yields the protein MTSFALDYDAVDPAGIPSKTLDTGARIPVIGLGTFGSDRYSAGQVADAVRGALRVGYRHIDCASVYGNEEEVGKALQEALAANLRREDLWITSKLWNDMHGPDDVLLSCARSLRDLRLDYLDLYLIHWPFPNYHPPGCDVLSRSKNAQPYIHENYMNTWRRMERLVEMGLVRHIGTSNMTVAKLKLLLRDARIKPACNEMELHPHFQQPELFQFCLDHRIQPIGYCPIGSPNRPERDRTPDDTSPIDDSVVVEIARRHNLHPAVICLKWAVQRGQIPIPFSVTRAKYLSNLRGVISDPLTAQEMQAIAGIDRRCRLIKGQVFLWKAGQCWEDLWDVDGQIAT from the coding sequence ATGACGAGCTTTGCGCTGGACTATGATGCGGTTGATCCCGCTGGGATCCCCTCCAAAACCCTCGATACCGGAGCCCGGATTCCCGTCATCGGGCTCGGCACGTTCGGTTCGGACCGGTACTCAGCCGGGCAGGTGGCCGACGCGGTCCGAGGCGCGTTGCGGGTCGGCTACCGGCACATCGACTGCGCCTCGGTCTACGGCAACGAGGAGGAGGTCGGCAAGGCGTTACAGGAAGCTCTCGCAGCGAACCTGAGACGCGAGGATCTCTGGATCACCTCAAAGCTCTGGAACGACATGCACGGCCCGGACGATGTCCTGCTCTCGTGCGCCAGGTCGCTTCGGGATCTGCGGCTCGACTACCTCGATCTGTACCTGATCCACTGGCCCTTTCCCAACTACCATCCGCCCGGCTGCGACGTCCTCAGCCGCAGCAAGAACGCCCAACCGTACATCCATGAAAACTACATGAATACGTGGCGGCGGATGGAGCGGCTGGTTGAGATGGGTCTGGTCCGCCACATCGGCACGTCCAACATGACCGTTGCCAAGCTGAAGCTGCTTCTGCGGGACGCGCGGATCAAACCCGCGTGCAACGAGATGGAGCTGCACCCGCATTTCCAGCAGCCTGAGTTGTTTCAGTTCTGTCTGGACCATCGAATCCAGCCGATCGGCTACTGCCCGATCGGCTCACCCAACCGCCCGGAGCGCGATCGAACGCCGGACGACACCTCGCCGATCGACGATTCGGTCGTGGTCGAGATCGCCCGCCGGCACAATCTGCATCCGGCGGTGATCTGCCTCAAGTGGGCCGTTCAGCGGGGCCAGATCCCCATCCCCTTTTCCGTCACGCGGGCCAAGTACCTCAGCAACCTGCGAGGCGTGATCAGCGATCCGCTGACGGCCCAGGAAATGCAGGCGATCGCCGGCATTGATCGCCGCTGCCGGCTGATCAAGGGACAGGTGTTTCTCTGGAAGGCCGGTCAGTGCTGGGAGGATCTTTGGGACGTAGACGGCCAAATCGCCACATGA
- a CDS encoding DNRLRE domain-containing protein, whose product MKRVVGLVMVLGIVCSPAWAQETLVRFEKGLNGYDGLVDGGIRSEAGRQTYNYGASSDISVGWELEDAEFVGFSQWKDIFGSGANQVPLGATIVSAELGLTLRAAQGTEDRIITAYAMTREITDMGSGASNPAAAGEVCWSYLAYDTTMWGGDTTDGPVEGVDYTTNHASSLTINVASDNGITVSWDVTDIVNDWYTGALPNYGFLLRDGAWADNETRSNFSSAETSNTGDLPFLKITYEPVPEPATMGLVALGGLALLRRRS is encoded by the coding sequence ATGAAAAGAGTGGTTGGTTTGGTGATGGTGTTGGGAATCGTCTGCTCGCCCGCGTGGGCGCAGGAGACCCTGGTCCGGTTCGAGAAAGGCCTGAACGGCTATGACGGTCTGGTCGATGGAGGCATCCGATCGGAAGCCGGCAGGCAGACCTACAACTACGGTGCGTCTTCAGACATCAGTGTCGGCTGGGAGCTTGAGGATGCGGAGTTTGTCGGGTTCTCCCAATGGAAGGATATCTTCGGGAGCGGCGCGAATCAGGTTCCGCTGGGCGCGACCATCGTCAGTGCGGAGTTGGGATTGACTCTCCGAGCCGCCCAGGGAACGGAGGACCGGATCATCACCGCCTATGCGATGACACGGGAAATCACCGACATGGGCAGCGGGGCCAGCAATCCGGCGGCGGCCGGGGAAGTGTGCTGGAGCTACCTCGCCTATGATACGACGATGTGGGGCGGCGACACCACCGACGGACCGGTGGAGGGAGTGGACTACACCACCAACCACGCCAGCAGCCTGACCATCAACGTTGCCAGCGACAATGGGATCACCGTCTCTTGGGACGTGACGGACATCGTGAACGACTGGTACACCGGCGCGCTGCCGAACTACGGCTTCCTGCTCCGCGACGGTGCGTGGGCCGACAACGAGACCCGGAGCAACTTCTCCAGCGCCGAAACGTCGAACACTGGCGACCTTCCCTTCCTGAAGATCACGTACGAACCGGTGCCCGAACCGGCGACGATGGGTCTGGTCGCCCTCGGCGGGTTGGCCCTGCTGCGGCGAAGGTCGTGA
- a CDS encoding alcohol dehydrogenase catalytic domain-containing protein, which translates to MQGAVLPGNSTVELKEFDIPSPGHGEVLIRMKSSTICGSDIRCIYHQHLGKGPEGYQPGMIAGHEPCGQIVECGPGCRRFHREDRVIVYHISGCGVCNDCRRGYMISCTSETYRRAYGWQRNGGMAEYLLAEEKDLVLLPERLTYSDGAQVACGFGTVYEGLEKIGISGNDDVLVTGLGPVGLATAMLARAMGARRVVGIEVTAERIQIARSLGLFDEVLSAGSDNVAQVRELTGGHGVEKAVDCSANDRARLTCIQAARKWGRIVFLGEGGTCSFQPSPDIIHDQKTIYGSWVTNLWRMEELVERLVRWGLHPDRLITHRFPLDKAGEAYALMAGGRCGKVAVVFDEELEKA; encoded by the coding sequence ATGCAAGGCGCGGTTCTTCCCGGCAACAGCACGGTGGAACTCAAGGAATTCGACATACCCTCGCCCGGCCATGGCGAGGTGCTGATCCGCATGAAGTCGTCGACGATCTGCGGCTCGGACATCCGCTGCATCTACCATCAGCATCTCGGCAAGGGGCCGGAAGGCTATCAGCCGGGGATGATAGCCGGCCACGAGCCCTGCGGGCAGATCGTCGAGTGCGGGCCGGGCTGCCGGCGGTTCCATCGCGAAGATAGGGTGATCGTCTATCACATCTCCGGCTGCGGTGTCTGCAACGACTGCCGCCGCGGGTACATGATCTCGTGCACCAGCGAGACGTACCGTCGGGCCTACGGCTGGCAGCGGAACGGCGGAATGGCTGAGTATCTCCTGGCCGAGGAGAAGGACCTGGTCCTGCTGCCCGAGCGGCTGACCTACAGCGACGGCGCTCAGGTGGCGTGCGGGTTCGGCACGGTCTACGAGGGCCTGGAGAAAATCGGCATCAGCGGCAACGACGACGTGCTGGTGACGGGCCTGGGGCCGGTGGGTCTGGCGACGGCCATGCTGGCCAGGGCGATGGGCGCCCGCCGGGTCGTCGGCATCGAGGTGACCGCCGAACGCATCCAGATCGCCCGTTCGTTAGGGCTCTTCGACGAGGTCCTGTCTGCCGGTTCCGATAATGTCGCCCAGGTCCGCGAGCTGACCGGCGGCCACGGCGTGGAAAAGGCGGTTGACTGCTCCGCCAACGACCGGGCCCGCCTGACCTGCATACAGGCCGCCCGCAAGTGGGGCCGGATCGTATTCCTCGGCGAAGGCGGCACTTGTAGCTTCCAGCCGTCGCCGGACATTATCCACGACCAGAAGACCATCTACGGCTCGTGGGTGACGAACCTCTGGCGGATGGAGGAACTGGTCGAGCGGCTGGTGCGATGGGGCCTGCACCCCGACCGGCTCATCACCCACCGTTTCCCGCTGGACAAAGCCGGCGAGGCCTACGCCCTGATGGCCGGCGGTCGATGCGGCAAGGTCGCGGTCGTCTTTGACGAGGAGTTGGAGAAGGCCTGA
- a CDS encoding helix-turn-helix transcriptional regulator, with protein sequence MLKRLLDLIEIDLLNIEHYRVHTEWRHRNVSSPYSRLYLITGGEGFIDCHSPRRTIHLIPGRMVLIPCFTRVDLFCPRSFDHYYIHLTTRLPNGTDLLTTLGCGREVAAREHGISRKLFDRLRAINPGRELRERDANQPIYRSVLNQSRQLDQDKTAAQHLETNALLRLLLAPFLSVHSPSSVSNTLEGLRRFDRVLEHIQQNLASPIALAELAELAELNAAYFSDLFGRLMGLPPIQYVNRRKMEHAQTLLLTTDRPLKWVARQCGFDDEFYFSRLFKKITGLAPAHYRRQARLT encoded by the coding sequence ATGCTTAAACGGCTGTTGGACCTGATCGAAATCGACCTTCTGAACATCGAGCACTACCGGGTGCACACGGAGTGGCGGCACCGGAACGTCAGCAGTCCGTACAGCCGGCTGTATCTGATCACCGGCGGCGAAGGGTTCATCGACTGCCATTCGCCGCGGCGGACCATTCACCTGATTCCGGGCCGGATGGTGTTGATCCCGTGCTTCACCCGCGTGGACTTATTTTGTCCGCGGAGCTTCGATCACTACTACATACACTTGACGACCCGGCTGCCCAACGGCACGGATCTACTGACGACGCTCGGCTGCGGCCGCGAGGTCGCCGCTCGCGAGCACGGGATCAGCCGCAAGCTGTTCGACCGGCTTCGGGCAATCAATCCCGGCCGGGAGCTGCGCGAGCGTGACGCCAACCAGCCGATTTACCGATCCGTTCTCAACCAGAGCCGACAGCTCGATCAGGACAAGACCGCCGCCCAGCATCTGGAGACCAATGCCCTCCTGCGGCTGCTGCTGGCGCCCTTTCTGAGCGTCCATTCGCCTTCCAGCGTTTCCAACACGCTGGAAGGGCTGCGGCGATTCGACCGTGTCCTGGAGCACATCCAGCAGAACCTGGCCTCACCGATCGCGCTGGCGGAACTGGCGGAGTTGGCGGAACTGAACGCGGCGTATTTCTCAGACCTTTTCGGCCGGCTCATGGGCCTGCCGCCCATCCAGTACGTCAACCGCCGCAAGATGGAGCACGCCCAGACGCTGCTCTTGACCACCGATCGGCCGCTCAAGTGGGTCGCCCGGCAGTGCGGATTCGACGATGAGTTCTACTTCTCCCGGCTCTTCAAGAAGATCACCGGCCTGGCCCCAGCCCACTACCGCCGACAGGCCAGGCTGACGTGA
- a CDS encoding type II secretion system protein, producing the protein MRDLLHLDSGRVRQETCPARTSRRKAVLSPHRRSDTSLHLSHYHECSYSFTLIEILVVAAIIAVLTAMLLPALSEARESAQRVKCLSNQKQMAVAMVAYAGEYNDHFPPGSDGMNASYTFQVATRGEWDCLGHLIETGFITDPELLYCPSQREKWFTYPYGWEETSYGTYYRFCGYLYRFFGEYKSEYQYITPAEIQWLQTVQYGALEYPIAVSSDIFIPDYGGWGFDSWPHLNPYGVSVAYSDGHAEFIDVGHTEYLRAGSLPYSLIHYDDFAFLFFKALDQRDFSTLAEAFPLP; encoded by the coding sequence ATGCGTGATCTTCTTCATCTGGACAGTGGCCGAGTTCGTCAAGAGACCTGCCCGGCAAGAACATCTCGCCGGAAAGCGGTTCTATCCCCTCACAGGCGTTCCGACACGAGCCTCCACCTAAGCCATTACCACGAATGCAGTTACAGCTTCACCCTGATCGAGATTCTGGTGGTGGCGGCGATCATCGCCGTGCTGACCGCGATGCTGCTTCCGGCGCTGAGCGAGGCAAGGGAGAGCGCCCAGCGAGTGAAGTGCCTGAGCAACCAGAAGCAGATGGCCGTTGCGATGGTCGCCTATGCCGGGGAGTACAACGATCACTTTCCCCCCGGTAGCGATGGAATGAATGCCTCTTATACATTCCAAGTCGCCACTCGGGGAGAGTGGGACTGCCTGGGACACCTGATCGAAACGGGTTTCATCACCGATCCGGAGCTATTGTACTGCCCCAGCCAGCGGGAGAAATGGTTCACCTATCCCTACGGCTGGGAAGAGACGTCGTATGGGACATACTATCGCTTCTGCGGCTACTTGTACCGGTTCTTCGGTGAGTATAAGAGCGAGTATCAGTATATCACGCCAGCCGAGATTCAGTGGCTTCAGACGGTGCAGTACGGCGCGCTGGAGTACCCGATCGCCGTGTCGTCGGACATTTTCATTCCGGACTACGGCGGCTGGGGCTTTGACTCCTGGCCGCACCTGAATCCGTACGGAGTGAGCGTCGCCTATTCGGATGGACATGCGGAATTCATCGACGTCGGACACACGGAGTATCTCCGAGCCGGGAGTCTTCCCTATTCCTTGATTCACTACGATGATTTCGCGTTCCTTTTCTTCAAGGCGCTGGATCAGCGGGACTTTTCGACGTTGGCGGAGGCGTTTCCTCTGCCCTGA
- a CDS encoding LacI family transcriptional regulator — translation MGTPVRIKDIANDVQLPVSTVGNILRNDLRYDKELRQRVTDSAQRLGYLPNILARGLKGGKTQTVGILFSLGGPHSPIELVRMIAGGVHERQYATQLSDSLCESDVVQDALRDYIRRGVEAAVVQIIPNMPLKKFEGLFRHFRAVVLVPSFPLETTADQVVLSRRQAIYDAVDHLLDTGRRRPMILVPPAPREEKIDPFLSRLRERSCVYQDEPVICHRSHRPATHMAEVAWEALETHCPASVPFDALLCGTDEAAVAACKWLATRGKSVPHDVAVVGFNDSTYSGFLTPALASINRRDEQVAHRVTTMLFGRLENPDLPPQRVDIDMEFVPRESAG, via the coding sequence ATGGGAACGCCGGTCAGAATCAAGGACATTGCCAACGACGTTCAGCTCCCGGTATCCACGGTGGGCAACATCCTGCGGAATGACCTGCGTTACGACAAGGAGCTGCGGCAACGGGTTACCGACTCGGCCCAGCGGCTCGGTTATCTGCCCAACATCCTGGCCCGTGGGCTCAAGGGCGGAAAGACCCAGACCGTGGGAATCCTCTTCTCTCTGGGCGGCCCGCACAGCCCCATCGAGCTGGTGCGGATGATCGCCGGCGGGGTCCATGAACGCCAGTACGCCACGCAGCTCTCCGACAGCCTCTGCGAGTCGGACGTGGTCCAGGACGCGTTGCGAGACTACATCCGACGCGGCGTCGAAGCGGCGGTGGTGCAAATCATCCCGAACATGCCCCTCAAGAAGTTCGAGGGTCTGTTCCGGCATTTCCGGGCGGTGGTATTGGTTCCATCGTTTCCGCTGGAGACGACCGCCGATCAGGTGGTCCTGTCTCGCCGTCAGGCCATCTATGACGCGGTGGACCATCTGCTGGATACGGGCCGACGGCGGCCGATGATCCTCGTGCCGCCGGCGCCGAGGGAGGAGAAGATCGATCCGTTCCTCTCCCGCCTGCGGGAACGGAGCTGCGTCTACCAGGATGAACCGGTGATCTGCCATCGGAGCCATCGTCCCGCCACGCACATGGCCGAGGTGGCGTGGGAGGCACTGGAGACGCACTGTCCGGCCTCCGTTCCGTTCGACGCCCTGTTGTGCGGGACGGACGAGGCGGCGGTGGCGGCCTGCAAGTGGCTGGCGACCCGCGGCAAGAGTGTGCCTCACGACGTGGCGGTGGTGGGGTTCAATGACAGTACGTACTCGGGGTTTCTCACGCCGGCCCTGGCGAGCATCAACCGCCGGGACGAGCAGGTGGCACACCGGGTGACGACGATGCTTTTCGGCCGGCTTGAGAATCCCGACCTGCCTCCGCAACGGGTGGATATTGACATGGAGTTTGTGCCTCGGGAATCAGCGGGATAG